The Juglans regia cultivar Chandler chromosome 10, Walnut 2.0, whole genome shotgun sequence genome includes the window tgtgtataataataataataataataataataataataagagattACCACTTAGGGTACACAAAGTTACACTCTTAACTATCAAAACTCTAaactatataaaagaaaatataaattgcaGTCTATTGTGCGCTGCAGCCGCATCACACTTAACATtgtaggtttaaaaaaaaaaaaaaaagtgatgtcaGATACAATGTGTGGAGAGGATAGGCTGATGTGTAACCATTCTCATTATATAAATGTCacgtatttaataaaaaaatagaattcaccgtaaaattttatatttttactcattttaattaaaatgcgCGACAGTTGCGCACTGCAAATATCATTACTGTTGTTCTCTCTTGCTATtgtcaaaaggaaaatgctagagctcccgctgggggctcccgcttggagctcccgctggagctctagtgtatttttttatgtgtattttttaattcttttttttatgtagatgtttttaatgattttaaatatttttaaaaaataaaaaaatttataatattattaaataatacttgcttaatcacgaagtaaaatataaaatatttttatatgattttttattttatttcgtgattaaggaagtattttttaataattttttttttacttcttgattaagaaagtgtttttaataatgttctaaatttattttattttttaaaaaatattaaaaaaaattatataaaaaacaacttaaaaaaaacacatataaaaatacactacagccccagcgggagctcccagcgggggctgtagcacgatccttgTCAAAAAGAAAGTTCTTCCTGCGTATCCCAGAGCACACTTTCAAACACGAAGGCTAATCTCGATTCGCGCAGTTCTGCCACCGGTTTCTGCTTTCGAACTTCGAATGGCCGCCAACAATCCTTCACAGCTGCTCCCATCAGGTCCcactctttgttttcttctctctctctttttttttctcaagaaaatCGAAGGCCAAATTATAACTGGTTTTTTTTGGGGGTTCTGTGGTGGAAAATGTGCAGAGCTAATTGATAGGTGCATAGGGTCGAAGATTTGGGTAATAATGAAGGGAGACAAGGAGCTCGTTGGTACTCTCAGGGGCTTCGACGTCTATGTCAACATGGTCCTCGAAGACGTTACTGAATAGTATGTTCCTCACCGCATTGCTCATGTCCTGTATTAggttttttagatttattctgTAGTTTATGCTAATCGGGCTGGGAATTGTTTTCTTATTTGTGTACCTGGGCCATGGGACAAGGTAACAGAGGTGATAAGTAGCTTTCCAGGTTTCTATCCATTGCTCAGGAAAGTTAATAGACAAAATTCAGATATTTGGTACCATCATCTATAAAGTTTCCAGCACACAGGCTTTTATTTGAATAGGCAAATGCTCCTTTTTATTATAGAGGAATCGAAGTCCTAACAGGAAAAGGAGGGAAAGGGGACACCtgatttaaaacaaataaacaaaggATCTCATATTTCGCTGCCGGCCTTTGTGTTGAGGTGATACATTGTGATCTTGCCTAATAGAGTGGTAATGTTTATTCCAAATAGCAATTTTGAGTCTGGCCCCTGGCGAGGACACCCTCCTTTTGAGTTTTTGCAGGGTCACGTCCTAAATGGCTGTGTAAATGCAAAaccttccttttatttttcagttaGGGCCCTGTGGTTCTCTTGTTTAAATTCATTGTTGCACCCGATTTCTCCATCTTGTGATGAAATATTTCTTgtccaaatatttggaaaattCTCATCTAGGAAAAGAAGGAAGCAATTTTTTAGGGTATCTTTAGATCCATGGGAGAGGTTGCATGTATTATTGTTTTCCTGAACCTttttgtctatattttctaGGGGGTCACATGTTTCTAAGTTTGAAACAAGGGGTAAGGAACACAGTAATGCTTTCTCTACCACAGTATATTGTATTTCTTTTTGATTGGTAACTGACTTGACTTGctgaaaaaaaattaggtaaCTGTGATGTATTCCAAATCTTTGAGTTTAGCGCATCCTTCTCATGACGTCTTTCAACTTCATATACTGTTCTTTGTAAAGAGTCCAAGATGGGAATTAGTGATACCTCATTCGCTGCTTTATTCACTTTCTCCAAGCCTTTTGTGGTCAGAAAAGCTAATATTACGATATTATGTAGAGATAGGAGTTCACTTGCTCTCAAATTTCCTATTCAAGGTTATCACACAAATGCTATTGAATAAATCAagtgtagttttttttttttttttttaaattgttgtcAGAGGCTTATTTTAAATGCATGACTAAGTGGGATTGTATGCCTGTGTGTTGCATTTTTTTGAACTGATCTTTTTAGCAGTTTTTTGCCATTCCAATTCCCTGTGTTTCTTCTCAATGGACAGTGTCTTTTTAGTAATGGAAAGTGTATTTTTTGCCGACACAATTTGAAGGTATGGAAAAAGTACAACTAGCTTTCTTACAAAGCAGAAAATAATTTGGAAAATGtagattatatttatttgtatcttcttcttctatatcACTTTGCAATTACTTTTCTGTATCTTCTACAGTTGTATGGtcttaataagaaaaaagattgagatACAAAAACTTAGTTTCATTTAGTGACATCGGCAGAGGTTTTACTAATCACTTAATGTTTTTTCATGGTATATTCTCACAAGAATGCCTTGTTTAGTATGTAATGGTGTTGCTTTGACCCACCCTCTGTTATTCACCCCTCCAGTGTGCGTGCATGCTACTTCCAACTATGCTctgtctactttttttttttaatcataaaaaatcttgATGGTGAAAGGATCTTCTCATTCTTCCTGATTATATTAGTTTTTCTGCTTCTATGTTTGTACACAGTGAGATCACTGCTGAAGGGAGGCGGATAACAAAGCTTGATCAGATTTTACTAAATGGAAACAACATTGCCATTGTAAGTGTGAGAGTGTTTTTTATTCCCTTTTTGGccataaataaatcaaaagtcACAGGTCTCTCATTACACTTGAGTCTCTGAATTCTATGATTTAAACTACTTTCCGCAAGTCTTAGGTTTTTAGCTGCTTTTTGCTTATTGTAACTAATGCTAAAGGTGGCcttaccacaaaaaaaaaaaaaaaagggagaaggGATATATGTTTTAGATATCTAAATCACTGTGCTTATACTTTTGGGTGAAATGCAGCTCGTTCCCGGTGGTTCGCCCGATCCAGAATGAGAGTGCAGTTAACCTTACTTGATTCTcgatttttctcctttttattgGGGTTGGGGTCAGATTACTCCTCTGTTTTAATGAAAATTCTGATCACCAGCATGCTCTTTTTCTCTACCATTTTGTTGTGTAGTAATTGTCATGGTTGTAGGATAATGGGAAGTAGGTTTTCCTAATGATCATGAAGTAGAGTTTTTGGTAGTTTGCTACttttaatgtattatttttttccccacTTCAAGTGCCATGAGCTCGACCTTTACTCCAGATATATCTTATGGCTTGTTTCAAAAATGTTATTGACCTTCTCTGCTGCTGTCAAAATCAAAGGGCTAATTACCTATtatgataaacaaataatttaGTACTTAAATTTGGAGTTTTGAATTAGCTATTTGATGTGTAGAGTATATCATTCACAttacttaaatggtaagatttaatttgttagattcacattttaaaatttatttttcaaattaaattatgtcttaTAAGTACTTTACTTGATGTGCTCTATACACcgacttgaaaatataatttttctcaaatGTGGGCTTTAAAGAAGAATTCCTGGTCACTACATGGGCAAGGGGGCAAGGGgatgtctattttattttcttggcatttTCAATGTCTTTTGGTGGTGTAAAGATCGAATCATTTGAGGTTGGCAGTTGCCACAGCTCCTCGAAGAATTTATTGCTCTTGTCCTCGTCGaatttataatatcaaatatgcattaaaaaatacttctgatacctttcttttattctactaaattcacgttgattttttatgaatgaaagtGAAACCCTCTCAAGACGGTGCCTCTCTCAACCGCCAACTACGATGCTCGTAATTTCTTTCACCCATTGGCAGGTGTATCCACAAGTTGCTAAGGTTTATTAAAAGTTACTCAAGTTCACGTATCAACAAATTTTTGTAGCTCATAATGTGTAACACACCAAGACAAAAATGGTTTAGACACACATGGAAAAAGCTCACTTCGAGGGGAGCACCTCCAAAAAGGGGATGAGTGATagagaagattaaaaaaagaaactaggTTTTCATTACTTTCTAGACAGTTCCTCCTTTCACTACAGAGAGCATTTAAACTAAAGAATTGCAAAACATAGAAAAAAGGCCTCAGCCTTGTACAAGCGTGACCCAAGAGATAACAACAGCCAAACAAAGCAAATTTAAAAGTGATGAGGCCCGATAAGCTTGGCCTAGGCCCAGTCTGTGATCAATCTCCCTTTGACTTCCACTTCCTACCAAGTACACGAAAGTCCTTCACTTGCAAGTGGGTTAGGTTTTCTGCCCTAACCACTTCGTCGCTCACCTCCCTCCAGATCCTCTTCTCCATCGCATGCAGGGGTTGCCGCTAAGACTTGTTACATACCCCTCCCCTTAGAACACCTTGCCTGCAAGGTGTGGGAAGCCCTCCTTCAACCATGAGTTAGTTTCCTAAGTGGCATCCGCTGCCTTCTGGCCATGCCAACGGGTAAATAATTCCACCACTGCCTTGTTCCCTACTTTCCACATTCTTCTAATTATGATTTCCTCTGGCTCTGAGTAAATGACACCGTGCTCATCAACTGGTGGTAGGGTCTGGATTGTAGAAATTTTGGAGcccaatttctttttaagttgaGACACATGAATTGTTGGGTGGATCTGTGAGGATGGTGGAAGATCTAGCTTGTAGGCGATGGATCGATCCATTGTAAAATTTTGAAGGGGCCATAAAATCTGGGTGCGATGTTGTGAGGTATACTGCTTCTCCCATTTCAAAActttgttctttcattttcagGTCTGAGTATTTCTTCATTCGATGTTGTGCCTGTTAAATGTTGTGTTTAAGGAGCTTTGTGATTTTATCCCTGTTGTATAGTGTCTAGTCGACTGAGTCAACCCTGGCTATCCTAGGGATATAGTCTAGAATCCGAGGTGGGGTTAGCCATAAAATGCCTCGAAGGGTGTCAATTTCGTGGATAGATGTTGAGTGGcattgtaccaccactcagcaAGGGAAATCCATAACACCCAATCCTTTGGTCTGTCACATGTGAAACAAAATAATTCTCTATCGACTTGTTGACAGCCTCGATTTGGCCATCCGTTTGCGGGTGATAAGCTGTGCTCAAGTCCATCTGAACTCCTTGTAGGGAAAAGAGTTCCTGCCAAAATTGGCTTGTAATGGTGCTGTCCCTATCCAACACAATTGATGTTGGCAGcccatataatttaaatatgtgcTTGAGAAATAATTTAGCCATTGTCTTGGCAGTGTATGGGTGCTTCAATGGGATGAAGTGATTGTATTTCGTTAATTGATCTACTACAATCCAGAGGCTATTGTAGCCTTGAGAGTTTGGGAGGCCATCTATAAAATCCATCGTTATGTGTGTCCATGGTTGGGAGGGGATAGGTAAGGGCTGTAGTAGTCCACTGGGTAGTGAATTATCATATTTCACTCTTTGACAAATATCATAGGCCTTAATGAATTTTTTGAGATCTTTTTTCATCCCGGGCCAATAAAAATTCCTTCGCATTTTGTGGATAGATTTGTCTTAACTTGAGTGGCCCCCACACGAGCTGCTGTGTGAGAGTTCCATTAGCCTATTCTTGAAGTCTTCATTGTCGAGAATGTATAATCTACTTTTGTAAGGAAacaaaccctcacttatggtgtAGCTTAGATTCAAACTACCCTTGTTGTAGTTCTTTAGGAGTATTTGCAAGTGTGCATCTGAACCATAAGCTTGTTTCAACTCCTAGACCCACTCCACACTAGGAAACGTAGTCAACATAAGTGTCCCATCTTCCATTTTCTCCATTctggatagagcatcagcagcTCTATTTTCAGATCCCCTCTTATATTCCATGACAAAATCATAGCCGAGAAGCATTGTAATCCACCTTCACTGCATTGGTGTTCCAATTTTTTGATCTAGCAAGTGTTTAAGGCTTTGCTCGTCAGTCCTCACCACAAAGGTTCTTCCTAGCAAATAGGGTCTCCATTTCAACATTGCCGAGACAAGGGCAAAAAGTTAATTTTCATATGTGAACATAGAAAGTGCCCTGCCCTTTAGAGCTTGGTTGTAAAAAGCTATAGGTCTACCCTGTTTCATCAAAACATCCCTCATAGGGGTGCCGGATGCATCACACTCAACCATAAATGGCATAGTAAAATCAGGTAGTGCCAACACTAGGGGTTGGGTCCagagttttgaataccgtatcgaatgccgtaccggtcaaggcactagaatgaaatatttcaatacaagtaccgtttcgtgtaccatTTTGGAAtagttgatatatgaataaattatatataaatacatatatataaatcataatagcctagtctgaattgagggtcaaaaaatgagcttgtagtttgaaaaaataaaaaaaagaagaagaaaaaaaattaaaggccgaaatatatgtaatacataTACTAGATCAGTGGCTGGTAAAGCATATATCGATTGTATCGACTGGTACAATATGGTATTTAAAACAATGGTTGGGTCACTGCTTCTTTTAACTTGTGAAATGCCACCTTAGCTTCTTCACTCCAACAGAACTCATCATTTTCAAGCATTCTTGTTAGAGGGGCTGCAATTGCTCCATAACCTTTAATAAATCTCTGGTAGTAACCCGTTAATTCCAAGAATCTCCTTAATGCCTTTAGGGACTTTGGTAAGTGCCATTCCATCATATCTTTGAGTTTATCGGGGTTTGCCTTCACACCTCTAGCTGAGATTAAATGGCCTAGATAGGTTATCTCCTTGCAAGCAAAACAATACTTAGATTGTTTTGCAAACAAAGAGGTTATCTCAGCGTCTCAAGAGTGAGCTTTAGGTGGGTAATATGCTCCATTTCAGATATGCTATACACaagaatatcttaaaaaaataagtataaatttTCATAGAAATGGGTGAAATTCCTCATTCATAAGGCTTTGAAAAGTGAAGAGTGCATTATTAAGCCCGAAGGGCATTACTAGGAATTCGTAGTacccttcatgagttctaaaagCTATTTTGGGAATGTTATTGGGCCTAACATGGATTTGATGGTAATCGGACCTCAAATCCAACTTTGAAAAGATAACTAACCCTTGCAGCTCATCCATTAATTCCTCCACCACCAGGATAGGAAACTTATCCTTGATGGTCACACTATTCAGCCCTTGGTAGTCCACACACAATCGCCAAGTGCCATCGGCCTTTCGAACCAGCAGTACAGGGGAAGAGTAAGGGTTTTGACTAAGTTGAATTACCCCCTTTTTCAAGAGTTTTTgaactattttcttaatttcatctTTCTGATAGTAAGGGTAACTGTAGAGCCTTATGGAAATGGGGTTGATGTTTGGGATAATGTTTATAGCATGGTCATGGGTACGTAGGGGTGGTAACCCTTTTGGTTCAAAAAGTACATCATTAAAATGGCCCAACAGGGTCTGAATATATGTTAGAATGGCCTCTTCAACTTGCTGGTCAGTGGCAGTGTCTTTTTCTAAGAGCTGCAAAATGACTCCCTTGTGTTCCATTTTGTCACTTTTGTATAATGACCCTTCTTCGatcatatatattgatgtaAGGCCTTGCAACATAACCTCTTTGCCCTCATAGCAAAATTTCATGGACATGTTTTTAAAATCCCATAAGATAGAGCCAAGCTCCCTTAGCCACTTGACACCCAACACCATATCGCACCCTACCAATACTAGAATTTGTACTTTTAAAAGAAAGGCAGTTCCTTAAATGAATAATCTTACATCTTTGCATTTTCCCTCACTTGGGATGAGATTCCCATTAGCAACCCTTAATTTGACTCTTCCCATATCATCTATTGGCAAGTTGGATTTCTTAATGATAGTGGGGTCTAAAAAATTGTGAGTGGATTCGCTGTCAATCAATATACTGACCCATTGGCTTCCAATTCTCCCTTTCACCCTCATTGTGCATGGATTATGTGATCCGGTAATAGCATGTAGTGATATTTCTAGGTTGGATGGGGGTAGTGGTGGTTTCAAAACCTGTTTGAGTGGGCTCACTTTGTTCACAAATTTCCTCCACAATGGGCTTACTGTACTCACTACCCAGTAACACTTCTTCTAGTAAATATAACTTGGGATTTTGGCATCTTTGGCCTGGGACCCACTTGTTATCACAATGATAACACAATCATTTCTCCCTCATctctttcatttggttttggGTGATTTTGTGGATGAGAAAACTTGGTTTGTGTTGGTTGGTCTTTGGTTGGGTCTGTTTGGTGGGCGGGTGGTGTTTTTAAAATGCCTGGGTTAGGTGAGTATAGTAGGCTGGATTTGGGGTTTTTTTGGTTAAGTTCACattttcttcttgaattttGGCTAGGCTATATGTTGTGGTTAGGTTGGTGGGTGTGAACATACGCATTGTTAATTGGATCTCATCTTTTAGTCCACTCAAAAAATAACTTAACTTGTACATGTTCGACAACTCTCTCAATCTGTTAGACAATGTTTCAAACCTTGCTTAGTAGTCCTCTACAGTACTAGTTTGCCTTAATCTAGTGAGGGCTTCCATAGGGTCTTCATATGCATTGGGCCTGAATCAAATCAACAGAGCCTTAGTGAATGTGTCCCAGTCCCTGAACCGGACTGCTTCTTCCATTTCTTGAAACCAAATGAGGGCTTTACCCCCATGTGAAAAGAGTAAGCCTTAGTCTCTGATGTGGCATTGTGTtgtgaaaatggaaaaattgaTTAACCCTATAAATCCAACCTGCAAGATCTTCCCCATTAAAAATAGGAAAGTCTAATCTCACTATTCGCGCCTGCACATCGCCACTATTTTAATGCTGAAATTGATGGTTTTGGTAGGGTTGCTGCTGGTATTGTTGCTACTGAAAAAGTTACTAAAAAGTCTGATCCAGCTGCATTTGTTAGCGTCTTCCCTAATTTGTTCACTGGAGGAT containing:
- the LOC109020755 gene encoding sm-like protein LSM5, with protein sequence MAANNPSQLLPSELIDRCIGSKIWVIMKGDKELVGTLRGFDVYVNMVLEDVTEYEITAEGRRITKLDQILLNGNNIAILVPGGSPDPE